In a single window of the Leptospira sanjuanensis genome:
- a CDS encoding response regulator — MKVAPTYSILLAEDDESNAELLIRHLERYNFDVDHVVDGIAAEIKLRKTRYDLILTDNRMPKMSGLSLLERIPETNRMTPIIFLTVSNEKETIIQAAHNKKLVAYLLKPIDTQVLIDKICQALGIKSDSLVDKKEFPFEILPFTNTDQGIGVGIQLKGCPYGKSIEKLVQEVSFFLKELPTLRSILIKVNPEFFYSKNAGQLLSGLRDRLAIKYEIQKEDIVVQTEH, encoded by the coding sequence ATGAAAGTTGCCCCGACTTATTCCATTCTGTTGGCGGAGGACGATGAAAGCAACGCCGAACTTTTAATCCGTCATCTAGAACGATACAACTTCGATGTGGATCACGTCGTGGACGGAATCGCCGCCGAAATCAAACTCAGAAAGACGCGTTATGACCTCATTTTAACGGACAATAGAATGCCGAAGATGAGCGGTTTGAGTCTTTTGGAAAGAATTCCGGAAACGAACCGTATGACTCCGATCATCTTTCTTACGGTGAGCAACGAAAAAGAAACGATCATTCAGGCGGCGCATAATAAAAAACTCGTGGCCTATCTTTTGAAGCCGATCGATACGCAGGTGTTGATCGATAAGATTTGTCAAGCTCTGGGAATCAAAAGCGATTCTCTGGTGGATAAGAAAGAATTTCCGTTCGAGATTCTTCCGTTCACGAATACGGATCAAGGCATCGGAGTAGGAATCCAACTTAAGGGATGTCCGTACGGAAAGAGCATCGAAAAACTCGTTCAAGAAGTTTCCTTTTTCTTAAAGGAGCTTCCGACGTTGAGAAGCATTTTGATCAAGGTCAATCCGGAATTCTTTTATTCGAAAAACGCAGGACAACTTCTTTCCGGCCTCAGAGACCGTCTTGCCATCAAATACGAAATCCAAAAAGAAGACATCGTCGTACAAACGGAACATTGA
- a CDS encoding Spy/CpxP family protein refolding chaperone, with the protein MLLVRALENGRNPMKGFLKVSGLILVAAALFAGGCRYYKSPEKRAEFVVKKITSELDLNDSQKEKLYKIKDEILSKRKELKLQGPRIPAEALAEFRQPTLDEKKINKSFELEMNKMTEMRTFMTKKAIEFHAVLTPEQRNKLVDLITEFQQKHRHHDD; encoded by the coding sequence CTGCTCTTGGTCAGAGCTTTAGAAAATGGGAGGAATCCAATGAAAGGATTTTTAAAAGTTTCCGGTCTGATTCTTGTAGCCGCGGCTTTGTTTGCGGGAGGATGTAGATATTACAAGTCTCCTGAAAAAAGAGCGGAATTCGTCGTTAAGAAGATCACTTCGGAATTGGATCTGAACGATTCTCAAAAAGAGAAATTGTATAAGATCAAAGACGAAATTCTGTCTAAAAGAAAAGAACTGAAACTTCAAGGACCTCGAATTCCCGCGGAGGCTCTCGCTGAGTTTCGTCAGCCGACTTTGGACGAAAAAAAAATCAACAAGTCCTTCGAACTTGAGATGAACAAAATGACGGAGATGAGAACCTTTATGACAAAGAAAGCGATCGAGTTTCATGCGGTCTTAACTCCGGAACAAAGAAACAAACTGGTGGATTTGATTACAGAGTTTCAACAGAAACATCGTCATCATGATGACTGA
- a CDS encoding RNA polymerase sigma factor, translating into MMTESEFTEIVSSTRDIVLSAIEKNLAERFSYAIDDVAQETYFRAYKALKKDQFRKESKLSTWLYAIARNESLRMNDKLRREEERTEKLAKSKKEEDFLTAHPNVNGNSGYSEQNSQEVIGMLQSLMAKIPDKYRRVLEFYLAGYSEKQIAETMGVKPGTVKSRAARGKEMMKRVGVKEKFYEE; encoded by the coding sequence ATGATGACTGAATCCGAATTTACGGAAATCGTTAGTTCCACTCGGGACATTGTCCTCTCTGCGATTGAAAAGAACCTCGCAGAGAGGTTTTCTTATGCCATCGACGACGTGGCTCAGGAAACCTATTTTCGCGCGTACAAAGCCCTTAAAAAAGATCAGTTTCGCAAAGAATCAAAACTGAGTACTTGGTTGTACGCGATCGCCAGAAACGAATCCCTGAGAATGAACGATAAATTAAGAAGGGAAGAAGAGCGGACCGAGAAGCTGGCCAAATCCAAAAAAGAAGAAGACTTCCTCACCGCTCACCCTAACGTGAACGGAAATTCGGGATATTCGGAACAGAATTCGCAGGAAGTCATCGGAATGCTTCAATCCCTGATGGCTAAAATTCCCGATAAGTACAGAAGGGTTCTCGAGTTTTATCTTGCGGGTTATTCAGAAAAACAGATCGCAGAAACGATGGGCGTAAAACCCGGAACCGTAAAATCGAGAGCCGCCAGAGGAAAAGAAATGATGAAACGGGTCGGAGTTAAGGAGAAATTTTATGAAGAATAA
- a CDS encoding efflux RND transporter periplasmic adaptor subunit has protein sequence MDRKEIFKRILSDKKFRIGAVVLVVLAFVWFLLRPKPVVSETAKIVKGTYQQIVEEEGITRVREKFTIYSPVSGVLKRIHKHAGESVKKGELLAVVKWDMDRSVASPINGKVLKILRESEGPIEMGTPILEVGDTNRLEIAVEVLTQEAVHLHPGNPVEIEGWGGEKLEGKLKLVEPAAFTKVSSLGVEEQRVRAIVDFAPPPEMGEGFQVRCKIVSEKKENRIIAPTAALFREGEDWYVFRVLKNKAKKTKVKMEARSGDNALIADGLNEGDEVILFPGEGIQEGSKIR, from the coding sequence ATGGATCGAAAAGAAATATTCAAACGGATTCTCTCCGATAAAAAATTTAGGATCGGCGCCGTTGTGTTGGTCGTGCTCGCGTTCGTTTGGTTTTTACTCCGGCCCAAACCCGTGGTTTCGGAAACGGCGAAGATCGTCAAAGGAACGTATCAACAGATCGTAGAGGAAGAAGGAATCACGAGAGTTCGGGAAAAATTCACGATCTATTCTCCCGTAAGCGGCGTATTAAAACGAATTCACAAACACGCGGGGGAATCCGTAAAAAAGGGAGAACTTCTCGCGGTCGTGAAATGGGATATGGATCGTTCCGTCGCATCGCCTATCAACGGTAAGGTGCTGAAGATTCTTCGGGAAAGCGAAGGCCCGATCGAAATGGGAACTCCGATCTTGGAAGTGGGCGACACGAACCGGCTTGAAATCGCGGTCGAAGTATTAACGCAGGAAGCGGTTCACCTTCATCCGGGAAACCCCGTGGAAATCGAAGGATGGGGCGGGGAAAAACTCGAAGGCAAGTTGAAACTCGTGGAACCCGCCGCGTTCACAAAAGTTTCCTCATTGGGAGTGGAAGAACAAAGAGTCCGCGCGATCGTAGACTTCGCTCCTCCGCCGGAAATGGGAGAAGGTTTTCAAGTTCGCTGTAAAATCGTAAGCGAGAAAAAGGAGAACCGAATCATCGCACCGACCGCCGCTTTGTTCCGCGAAGGCGAAGATTGGTATGTATTCCGAGTTCTAAAGAATAAAGCTAAGAAGACCAAGGTCAAGATGGAAGCGAGAAGCGGAGACAACGCGTTGATCGCAGACGGATTGAACGAAGGAGACGAGGTGATTTTATTTCCGGGAGAAGGAATTCAGGAAGGTTCCAAAATCCGATAA
- a CDS encoding ABC transporter permease yields MKTLKAQGITIALVVAAGVGIFISSRSAYDSLYEARAKFYVSSYFAQGFVSLKRAPESKLEELSNVPGIGVVRTRIVQDAVLDIPGETLPTAGRFVSLTEGINLPYLRSGRLPKGDNEVLLSEAFSIANKLTLGNRIVGILQGERRILTVVGIALSPEYVYIFRGTNPLPDDKHFGILWMDRKGMENAFGMIGAFNDAIFTFAPGAHRTSVLKRIDRILEPYGGYGSYDRDKLPSHSFLRDEFKQLKTMAYFLPAIFLGVAAFLLHIVATRIISKEREQIATLKALGYSDIEIALHYLKIITVISGLGSVLGVIIGVWLGQAMTDLYSEYYRFPHLDFRLNPSLGLIGILIGVLAGAAGTAYSILRVLRLDPAQAMRPPVPMNFKKNWIETYIGSLSAQSRMILRNLTRRPTRTLVAILGVSTSVMIMVLGMFSRDAVNAMIEIQFDLLQRESITVSFLGPVSLTAVDDLRKDKAVLTAEGYRMIPIRIRIGHHSKELALQGIPNDAKLRRLVGKKRNILTPPTSGIFLNSNVADKLGIKTGSKIEMEVLEGNRKKISVRVDGLVEELLGQGAYMELVSVNRLLGEGDNVNLIALRTDTKEESRLLAELKDVPKISGVSTKEGTLKVFSDTMSRSTLATTTILFVFAAVISIGVVYNTAMISLSERVFELGSLRILGFTKEEVFQILAGELGFEIIASLPVGCLLGYFCAYLLMNTVETEGFKIPLIISYRTYVMSIFTTLGTAALSYFILYRKIKNMDLLSVLKIRE; encoded by the coding sequence ATGAAAACGCTGAAGGCGCAAGGAATCACGATCGCCTTGGTCGTCGCGGCAGGCGTGGGAATTTTCATCTCATCCCGCAGCGCCTACGACTCGTTATACGAAGCTCGCGCAAAATTCTACGTATCCTCGTATTTTGCGCAGGGATTCGTCTCCCTCAAACGGGCGCCCGAATCGAAGTTGGAAGAATTGTCCAACGTTCCGGGAATCGGAGTCGTCCGCACCCGGATCGTGCAAGACGCAGTATTGGATATTCCCGGAGAAACTCTTCCCACCGCGGGAAGATTCGTATCGCTCACCGAAGGAATCAATCTTCCGTATCTCCGATCGGGAAGATTGCCGAAAGGAGACAACGAAGTTTTGTTAAGCGAAGCGTTCTCGATCGCAAACAAACTTACGCTCGGAAATCGAATCGTGGGAATTCTCCAAGGCGAACGGAGAATTCTTACCGTGGTCGGAATCGCGCTTTCCCCCGAATACGTTTATATCTTTCGGGGAACCAATCCCCTGCCCGACGACAAACATTTCGGAATTTTATGGATGGATCGCAAAGGAATGGAGAACGCCTTCGGAATGATAGGCGCTTTCAACGACGCGATCTTTACGTTCGCGCCCGGCGCACATAGAACTTCCGTCTTAAAAAGAATCGACCGGATCTTGGAACCGTATGGAGGATACGGTTCCTATGACAGAGACAAACTTCCTTCACACTCCTTTTTACGGGATGAGTTCAAACAACTCAAGACGATGGCGTATTTTCTACCCGCGATCTTTTTGGGAGTCGCCGCGTTTCTTCTTCATATCGTCGCCACGAGAATCATTTCCAAGGAAAGAGAACAGATCGCGACCCTCAAAGCATTAGGATATTCTGATATAGAAATCGCGCTTCACTATCTGAAGATCATCACTGTCATCAGCGGACTAGGTTCCGTTCTCGGGGTTATCATCGGAGTTTGGCTCGGCCAAGCGATGACCGATCTTTACTCGGAATACTATCGTTTTCCTCATTTGGACTTTCGTCTCAATCCTTCTCTCGGTTTGATCGGAATTTTGATCGGCGTTCTCGCGGGCGCCGCCGGAACGGCGTATTCTATCCTGCGAGTTTTACGTTTGGATCCGGCTCAGGCGATGCGGCCTCCCGTGCCTATGAATTTTAAAAAGAATTGGATCGAAACGTATATCGGTTCGCTTTCGGCTCAATCCAGGATGATTCTCAGAAATCTTACGAGAAGACCGACCCGAACGTTAGTCGCCATTCTCGGAGTTTCGACCTCGGTCATGATTATGGTTCTGGGAATGTTCTCCCGCGACGCGGTCAACGCGATGATCGAAATCCAATTCGATCTTTTACAAAGAGAATCGATCACGGTTTCCTTTTTAGGACCGGTGTCGCTTACGGCCGTGGACGATTTGAGAAAAGACAAAGCCGTGTTGACCGCGGAAGGATATAGAATGATCCCGATTCGAATCCGCATCGGACATCATTCCAAAGAACTCGCCTTGCAGGGAATTCCCAACGATGCAAAACTCAGAAGATTGGTCGGTAAAAAAAGAAACATACTGACACCGCCGACGTCGGGGATTTTTCTCAACTCGAACGTGGCCGACAAATTAGGAATCAAAACCGGCTCCAAAATCGAAATGGAAGTTTTGGAAGGGAACCGCAAAAAAATCTCCGTACGAGTGGACGGACTCGTGGAGGAACTCCTCGGACAAGGAGCTTACATGGAACTCGTTTCCGTCAATCGTCTGTTAGGCGAAGGAGATAACGTGAATCTCATCGCCCTCCGGACCGACACAAAGGAAGAATCCAGGCTCTTAGCGGAATTAAAGGACGTGCCGAAAATTTCGGGAGTTTCCACAAAAGAGGGAACGCTCAAGGTCTTTTCAGATACGATGTCCCGAAGTACTCTTGCGACGACCACGATCCTTTTCGTCTTTGCGGCCGTGATTTCGATCGGAGTCGTTTACAACACCGCGATGATCTCCTTATCCGAACGCGTATTTGAATTGGGAAGTCTGCGTATTCTCGGATTTACGAAAGAGGAAGTTTTTCAAATCCTTGCGGGGGAATTGGGCTTCGAAATCATAGCTTCCCTTCCGGTGGGATGTCTGCTCGGTTATTTCTGCGCGTATCTTTTAATGAACACGGTCGAAACGGAAGGATTTAAGATTCCGTTGATCATATCGTATCGAACTTACGTAATGTCGATTTTCACGACACTCGGGACCGCGGCCTTGAGTTATTTTATTCTATACAGAAAAATCAAAAATATGGATCTTCTTTCCGTATTGAAGATTCGGGAATGA
- a CDS encoding ABC transporter ATP-binding protein, producing MTRKTGKKSEIVFEAQGIGKIYKMGEVEVPALHSVDLELRSGEFVVLLGPSGSGKSTLLNILGGLDTPTSGFVRFRNKDLFSSDDESLTLYRRNHIGFVFQFYNLIPSLTALENVSLVTELSSDPMRSEEALDLVGLLERKDHFPAQLSGGEQQRVAIARAIAKRPDVLLCDEPTGALDFKTGRIVLDAISKVNAELGTTTVVITHNAIIAEMADRVVEMRDGSVTSNRKNSRKKTSGELHW from the coding sequence ATGACGCGGAAAACCGGGAAAAAATCCGAAATCGTATTCGAAGCGCAGGGGATCGGAAAGATCTACAAAATGGGAGAAGTCGAAGTCCCCGCTCTTCACTCCGTAGACCTGGAACTCCGATCCGGAGAATTCGTCGTTCTACTCGGACCCTCCGGTTCCGGAAAATCCACCTTGCTCAACATTCTCGGAGGATTGGACACTCCGACTTCCGGCTTTGTCCGCTTTCGAAACAAGGACCTATTTTCTTCGGACGACGAAAGTCTCACTCTTTATCGCAGAAATCATATCGGATTCGTATTCCAATTTTATAATCTAATTCCGAGTTTGACCGCTCTGGAAAACGTTTCCCTCGTGACCGAACTCAGTTCCGATCCGATGCGTTCGGAAGAAGCGTTGGACTTGGTCGGCTTGCTCGAACGCAAGGATCACTTTCCGGCGCAATTATCGGGAGGAGAACAACAGAGAGTCGCGATCGCGAGAGCGATCGCAAAACGACCGGACGTTCTGCTTTGCGACGAACCTACGGGCGCGCTCGATTTCAAAACCGGAAGAATCGTATTGGACGCGATTTCGAAAGTCAACGCCGAACTCGGAACGACGACGGTGGTAATCACGCATAACGCGATCATCGCGGAAATGGCGGATCGAGTCGTCGAGATGAGGGACGGCTCCGTAACGTCTAACCGCAAAAATTCCCGTAAGAAAACATCGGGGGAATTGCACTGGTGA
- a CDS encoding helix-turn-helix domain-containing protein: MPPHGPPPPPGLPIPEISFTITIFSILVLWFKRHRFSFDRWFVFFLIALSCLHVAHILKRSFGRIYFDFFHIPQLLFGPLFFLYLKDILGIGVRKNDRIHFVPYLTFVVLFSVLRIVPAAEPFYDLFFGRDGWALRIVTFLSLLSYCTFGFYYILKAERESGNPLFESLQFGWLKVMIGLVVGIVLYHGAGFVLSQISHSPERPPVLPPIRGFDILAFTILFSLFGVRQSILHSAWLLGQGSAFDGIKKRKYERSGLETDRLKNYVQAVKQHMDSEKPYLDSEFSLDQLADRLRFPRAHITQALNEVLETNFYNFVNEYRVKEFIRLVDSAPEEKIAVLSLAFDAGFNSKSTFNQSFKRITGTTPSLYLSEKKQKKES, encoded by the coding sequence ATGCCTCCTCACGGTCCGCCTCCGCCGCCCGGTCTGCCGATTCCGGAAATTTCTTTCACGATCACGATCTTTTCCATTCTCGTTCTTTGGTTTAAACGTCATCGTTTTTCGTTCGATCGATGGTTCGTGTTTTTTCTGATCGCTTTGAGTTGTCTTCACGTCGCTCATATTCTCAAGAGAAGTTTCGGGAGAATCTATTTCGATTTTTTTCATATACCGCAGCTTTTGTTCGGCCCATTGTTCTTTTTGTATTTGAAGGACATTTTGGGAATCGGAGTTCGTAAGAACGATCGGATTCATTTTGTTCCGTATTTAACGTTCGTCGTTTTGTTCTCCGTTCTGAGAATCGTTCCCGCTGCGGAACCGTTTTACGATTTGTTTTTCGGCCGGGACGGATGGGCTTTGCGGATCGTTACGTTTCTTTCCCTGCTTTCCTACTGCACATTCGGTTTTTATTATATTTTAAAAGCGGAAAGGGAGAGCGGCAATCCCCTGTTCGAATCCCTCCAATTCGGCTGGTTGAAAGTCATGATCGGCCTTGTAGTCGGGATCGTTTTGTATCACGGTGCGGGTTTTGTGCTGAGTCAGATTTCTCATTCTCCAGAACGTCCGCCCGTACTGCCTCCGATCCGCGGTTTCGACATTCTTGCGTTTACGATTCTTTTTTCCTTGTTCGGGGTTCGACAGAGCATTCTTCATTCCGCTTGGCTTTTAGGTCAGGGGAGCGCGTTCGACGGAATTAAAAAAAGAAAATACGAGCGTTCCGGTTTGGAAACGGATCGACTGAAGAATTATGTTCAAGCGGTCAAACAGCACATGGATTCGGAGAAGCCGTATTTGGACAGCGAATTCTCCCTCGACCAACTTGCGGATCGTTTACGGTTTCCAAGAGCACATATCACGCAGGCCCTCAACGAGGTCTTGGAAACGAATTTTTATAATTTCGTGAACGAATATCGGGTGAAAGAATTCATTCGTCTGGTGGATTCCGCTCCGGAAGAAAAGATTGCGGTTTTGAGTCTAGCCTTTGATGCGGGTTTCAATTCCAAATCCACGTTCAATCAGTCCTTTAAAAGAATCACGGGAACGACCCCTTCTTTGTATCTTTCCGAAAAAAAGCAAAAAAAAGAGTCTTAG
- a CDS encoding YHYH protein — MIQKTILILLITASFVVCKKDSNSNDDLTIATLGVIAATGFCNGSLATTGTSVSKQTATIDSSSGCVTGVVTCMDTALPSWIKDNFKCSTAYVSGSNYIFKSQNVPNTKSYYYGSTSPLFEALPGGNSPAGTNSISSQRLVYLIPSTPAKGTGTVSTQGGLVSIGITVNGLAIFNNAAAPPDTLAVEAMTFDNFGGHPQNQGVYHHHAAVTKISNNDANLIGIILDGYAVYGEKCDNGTAATGDDFVPGDLDSLHGHTRATVHFPTATYHYHYVMDATATIKTLMGSYFYGVIGSVSN; from the coding sequence ATGATTCAAAAAACGATTCTAATCTTACTCATCACGGCCTCTTTCGTAGTCTGCAAAAAGGATTCGAACAGCAACGATGATCTTACGATCGCAACCTTGGGCGTGATCGCGGCTACGGGATTTTGTAACGGAAGTCTCGCGACTACGGGAACAAGCGTTTCCAAACAAACGGCTACGATCGATTCTTCCTCGGGCTGTGTAACGGGTGTCGTTACCTGTATGGATACGGCCCTTCCTTCTTGGATTAAAGACAACTTTAAATGTTCTACGGCGTATGTTTCCGGTTCGAACTACATTTTCAAATCGCAGAACGTCCCGAATACGAAAAGTTATTATTACGGAAGCACTTCTCCTTTGTTCGAAGCCCTTCCGGGCGGAAATTCTCCCGCGGGAACCAACTCGATTTCCAGCCAACGGCTGGTTTATTTGATTCCTTCCACTCCTGCGAAAGGAACGGGAACGGTGAGCACACAAGGCGGTCTCGTTTCCATCGGAATCACGGTGAACGGTCTTGCCATCTTCAACAACGCAGCGGCTCCTCCCGATACTCTCGCGGTGGAAGCGATGACGTTTGACAACTTCGGAGGTCACCCGCAAAACCAAGGGGTCTATCACCATCACGCTGCCGTTACGAAAATCAGCAACAACGACGCGAACCTGATCGGAATCATCCTGGACGGTTATGCGGTTTACGGTGAAAAATGCGATAACGGAACCGCCGCAACGGGAGATGATTTTGTTCCTGGAGATTTAGATTCTTTGCACGGTCACACTAGAGCAACGGTTCACTTTCCGACCGCAACCTATCACTATCACTACGTAATGGACGCGACCGCAACGATCAAGACTCTCATGGGTTCTTATTTTTACGGTGTCATCGGAAGTGTTTCGAACTAA